In Daphnia magna isolate NIES linkage group LG7, ASM2063170v1.1, whole genome shotgun sequence, a single genomic region encodes these proteins:
- the LOC116934764 gene encoding keratin, type I cytoskeletal 10 isoform X1: MAFKIAICVLAALIGFVCAGYKAGGSGGYGGGYGGSGGYGGSGGYGGGYGGSGGYGGGYTGGRGYGGSGGYGGSGGYGGSGGYGGGYKSSGAYGGGSGYGGSGGHGGHGGSGGYGGGGYGGSSYGEQDGGYGSSSYGGGGYGGSGHGGGGYGGSGHGGGSYGCSSHGGGYGGSYGSSHHGGGGHGGAGYGPYGKGGGGYGR, translated from the exons atgGCATTCAAAATT GCGATTTGCGTTTTGGCCGCTCTCATCGGATTTGTTTGCGCTGGTTACAAAG CTGGAGGCAGCGGAGGATACGGTGGAGGATACGGTGGAAGCGGAGGGTACGGTGGAAGCGGAGGGTACGGCGGAGGGTACGGTGGAAGCGGAGGATACGGTGGGGGATACACAGGAGGTAGAGGATACGGAGGCAGTGGAGGATATGGAGGCAGCGGAGGATATGGAGGTAGCGGAGGATACGGTGGAGGATACAAAAGCAGTGGAGCTTATGGCGGAGGGAGCGGATACGGGGGAAGCGGAGGTCATGGTGGACACGGAGGAAGCGGAGGCTACGGAGGAGGTGGATATGGAGGTAGTAGTTACGGAGAGCAAG ACGGTGGGTACGGCAGTAGCAGCTATGGTGGAGGAGGTTACGGTGGTAGCGGACACGGTGGAGGAGGGTACGGTGGTAGCGGACATGGCGGAGGATCTTACGGCTGCAGTAGCCATGGCGGAGGCTACGGCGGAAGCTACGGAAGCAGTCACCATGGCGGGGGAGGCCACGGAGGAGCAGGATACG GACCTTATGGTAAAGGTGGCGGAGGCTACGGTCGGTGA
- the LOC116934764 gene encoding glycine-rich protein DOT1 isoform X2 — MAFKIAICVLAALIGFVCAGYKAGGSGGYGGGYGGSGGYGGSGGYGGGYGGSGGYGGGYTGGRGYGGSGGYGGSGGYGGSGGYGGGYKSSGAYGGGSGYGGSGGHGGHGGSGGYGGGGYGDGGYGSSSYGGGGYGGSGHGGGGYGGSGHGGGSYGCSSHGGGYGGSYGSSHHGGGGHGGAGYGPYGKGGGGYGR; from the exons atgGCATTCAAAATT GCGATTTGCGTTTTGGCCGCTCTCATCGGATTTGTTTGCGCTGGTTACAAAG CTGGAGGCAGCGGAGGATACGGTGGAGGATACGGTGGAAGCGGAGGGTACGGTGGAAGCGGAGGGTACGGCGGAGGGTACGGTGGAAGCGGAGGATACGGTGGGGGATACACAGGAGGTAGAGGATACGGAGGCAGTGGAGGATATGGAGGCAGCGGAGGATATGGAGGTAGCGGAGGATACGGTGGAGGATACAAAAGCAGTGGAGCTTATGGCGGAGGGAGCGGATACGGGGGAAGCGGAGGTCATGGTGGACACGGAGGAAGCGGAGGCTACGGAGGAGGTGGATATGGAG ACGGTGGGTACGGCAGTAGCAGCTATGGTGGAGGAGGTTACGGTGGTAGCGGACACGGTGGAGGAGGGTACGGTGGTAGCGGACATGGCGGAGGATCTTACGGCTGCAGTAGCCATGGCGGAGGCTACGGCGGAAGCTACGGAAGCAGTCACCATGGCGGGGGAGGCCACGGAGGAGCAGGATACG GACCTTATGGTAAAGGTGGCGGAGGCTACGGTCGGTGA
- the LOC123474147 gene encoding discoidin domain-containing receptor 2-like, whose translation MVQRIASGAFGTVYKAEAEHVPEYGSAVYTSRRLVAAKYLPNTSDKDKSGFYQEVRLLAALDDPHLSRVLAVCTTEEPFCVVLEYLEFGDLNQFLKLHRFRPDNHHNSSDSRNNISKTFSTPDETLTMGSLIFMASQIASGMRYLESLNFVHRDLAARNCLVGKGLQVKICDFGTDSDIYGLDYYRAEDQVIGLPVRWMAWESVIQGKYTTKSDVWAFAVTLWEILVLGRQRPYQELSDDAVVDNLQHFAQGTVVSAPPCVSLSRPQHCPRDIYDLMCECWRRQPTERPSFREIHLFLQQSFCCVPQVSSISDPLQIERHCVGSELRKCMRVPSIWISPAIPESFSSSHFGI comes from the exons ATGGTCCAACGCATCGCCAGTGGGGCGTTTGGTACCGTCTATAAAGCCGAAGCCGAACACGTTCCCGAATACGGAAGTGCCGTCTACACTTCACGGCGACTTGTGGCCGCCAAATATCTTCCCAACACGTCAGACAAAGACAA GTCGGGATTCTACCAGGAAGTGAGGCTATTGGCAGCTCTGGACGATCCGCACTTGTCGCGTGTTTTGGCCGTTTGCACGACGGAAGAGCCCTTTTGCGTCGTTTTAGAATATCTGGAATTCGGCGATCTGAACCAATTTCTCAAACTGCATCGATTCAGACCGGATAACCACCACAACTCGTCCGACAGCCGCAACAACATATCAAAAACGTTCTCTACTCCGGACGAAACGTTAAC AATGGGAAGTTTGATATTTATGGCCAGTCAGATCGCCTCGGGAATGCGTTACCTTGAGTCTCTAAATTTCGTTCACCGCGATTTGGCCGCCAG gaACTGTTTGGTTGGCAAAGGACTTCAGGTCAAAATCTGCGATTTCGGTACAGACAGCGACATATACGGATTGGATTATTATCGCGCGGAGGATCAAGTAATCGGCTTACCAGTTCGCTGGATGGCATGGGAATCCGTAATACAG GGGAAATATACGACCAAGAGTGACGTGTGGGCATTTGCAGTGACGCTGTGGGAAATATTGGTCCTTGGCCGGCAGCGTCCTTACCAAGAGCTTAGCGACGATGCAGTTGTGGATAATTTGCAGCATTTTGCACAGGGAACGGTCGTCAGCGCACCCCCGTGTGTTTCGCTGTCGAGACCGCAGCACTGCCCTCGCGATATTTACGACTTGATGTGCGAATGCTGGCGGCGACAACCCACCGAACGTCCCTCCTTCCGTGAAATCCACCTTTTCCTGCAAC AATCTTTTTGTTGTGTTCCACAAGTGTCCAGCATAAGCGATCCATTGCAAATTGAGCGACATTGTGTCGGATCAGAATTGAGAAAATGCATGCGAGTCCCAAGTATTTGGATATCTCCGGCTATTCCGGAGAGCTTCTCATCGTCGCACTTTGGTATCTGA
- the LOC116927356 gene encoding discoidin domain-containing receptor tyrosine kinase B, with amino-acid sequence MECVARRRCNRRDLRAGGCAVTAPAVLLLMTVIMVPLGSALDASQCVGALGMESGSIRDEDIAASSSFDGASVGPQNARVRVERNGGAWCPRQQATHQPRDWLEIDLKTDHVITAVETQGRFGNGQGQEFAEHFLLEYWRESLAKWVRYKDTKSEEVIAGNTNTYVAEKRELDPVLIARKLRFFPYSHHRRTVCMRVEIYGCPWSEGIASYLMPQGDQRGAGWQFYDASYDGIWDGSLLRQGLGQLTDGKLGPDNFKASYYDQDRGWVGWRNDSRNGQPVEIVFEFDTVRDFTSLSIFANNQFTKDVQIFSEMQVHFSVGGQVYPGEPIIYRPPEDRIFENSRNISIKLHHRVGRYVKLRLSFPAPPARWILISEVSFRSEVAARNYTTEVDGSPVTPPAAPPNPPVSNLPLPPTGHEVGINAGSSDQTNETSPPTRENQTYMAIIVGVLVAVSFLLAAAIFFMIMRRRQRKSLSGSPLPDKANWASQVGSQPSPRLLDGSVGEHHEDQLLQHHRGKIYNKNNSLPYGNIGADLSRSDAASQYLLPHSPASAHLTRTEYQEALSRPSLLALLQLQYSIAGRN; translated from the exons ATGGAGTGCGTCGCGCGGAGACGCTGCAATCGACGAGATTTGCGAGCGGGCGGCTGTGCCGTCACAGCCCCGGCCGTTCTTCTACTAATGACTGTCATCATGGTCCCCTTAGGATCAGCACTCGACGCTA GTCAATGTGTCGGCGCCCTGGGCATGGAATCGGGATCCATTCGTGACGAGGACATAGCCGCCAGCTCTTCGTTCGACGGTGCCAGCGTCGGCCCGCAAAACGCCAG GGTGCGCGTGGAGAGAAATGGAGGAGCGTGGTGTCCTCGCCAACAGGCCACTCATCAGCCTCGTGACTGGCTCGAGATCGATTTGAAAACGGACCACGTCATCACGGCCGTCGAGACCCAAG GACGATTCGGCAACGGCCAAGGGCAGGAATTTGCTGAACATTTTCTGCTTGAATACTGGAGGGAATCGCTGGCCAAATGGGTCCGTTACAAGGACACCAAAAGCGAAGAG GTAATCGCAGGAAATACAAACACGTACGTGGCGGAGAAGCGTGAATTGGATCCGGTGTTGATCGCCCGCAAGTTGCGATTTTTCCCGTACAGTCATCACAGGCGAACGGTTTGCATGCGAGTCGAGATTTATGGCTGCCCTTG GTCTGAGGGTATTGCCAGCTATCTGATGCCGCAGGGAGATCAGCGAGGAGCCGGTTGGCAATTCTACGATGCCTCTTACGACGGCATCTGGGACGGCTCTTTACTGCGCCAAGGACTCGGCCAGTTGACAGACGGCAAACTCGGTCCCGACAATTTCAAAGCCAGTTATTACGACCAAGATCGAG GTTGGGTCGGATGGCGTAACGACTCGCGCAACGGACAGCCCGTCGAGATCGTTTTCGAGTTCGATACGGTGCGCGATTTCACGTCGCTGAGTATCTTCGCCAATAACCAGTTCACCAAAGATGTTCAG ATCTTCTCTGAGATGCAAGTGCATTTCAGCGTCGGAGGACAAGTGTACCCGGGTGAGCCAATCATCTACCGACCTCCCGAGGATCGCATATTTGAGAATTCACGCAACATCAGTATTAAGCTGCACCACCGAGTCGGACGCTACGTCAAACTGCGTTTGTCTTTCCCGGCTCCTCCGGCTCGCTGGATTCTCATCAGCGAGGTCTCTTTCCGCTCCGAAGTGGCCGCCAGAAATTACACGACCGAAGTGGATGGCAGTCCCGTCACTCCACCGGCCGCCCCTCCCAATCCGCCCGTCTCCAATTTGCCACTCCCGCCAACCGGTCACGAAGTCGGGATCAACGCCGGCTCGTCGGATCAAACCAACG AGACGAGCCCACCAACCAGAGAGAACCAAACGTACATGGCAATCATCGTCGGTGTCTTGGTGGCCGTCAGTTTCCTGTTGGCGGCGGCCATCTTCTTCATGATAATGCGACGTCGTCAACGCAAGAGCCTCTCCGGCAGTCCGCTGCCGGACAAGGCAAATTGGGCCTCTCAGGTCGGAAGTCAGCCCAGTCCCCGTCTGTTGGACGGGTCTGTCGGTGAGCATCACGAGGATCAATTGTTGCAACACCATCGCGGTAAAATCTACAACAAGAACAACTCGCTGCCGTATGGCAACATTGGCGCCGACTTGTCGCGCTCGGACGCGGCCTCCCAGTACTTGTTGCCTCATTCGCCGGCCAGTGCCCACTTGACGAGAACCGAGTACCAGGAAGCCTTATCACGCCCTTCGCTTCTCGCCTTATTACAGTTACAGTACTCTATTGCTGGCCGGAACTGA